The following coding sequences are from one Maniola jurtina chromosome 14, ilManJurt1.1, whole genome shotgun sequence window:
- the LOC123872131 gene encoding E3 ubiquitin-protein ligase CHIP — protein MSKHMYSTANLSDKELKEQGNRLFSLRRFEDAMNCYTKAIIKNPSVATYFTNRALCHLKMKRWEATCQDCRRALDIDTNQVKGHFFLGQALVELECYDEAIKHLHRANDLAREQKLNFGDDIAAQIRIARKKRWNVQEEKRISQEIELQTYINRLINEDMQRRIESIKLENINEEETNSKITKVEEECNNYSSELNNLFSKMDERRRKRDVPDYLCGKISFEILNEPVITPSGITYEKKDIEEHLERVGHFDPVTRVKLTADQLIPNFTMKEVVDAFLQENEWALDY, from the exons ATGAGTAAGCATATGTATTCCACTGCGAACCTCTCTGATAAAGAATTGAAAGAACAAGGAAACAGACTGTTCAGTCTACGGAGGTTCGAAGATGCAATGAATTGCTACACTAAAGCCATT attaaaaaccCCTCAGTAGCCACATACTTCACAAACCGAGCACTATGCCACCTGAAGATGAAGCGCTGGGAAGCCACATGCCAGGACTGCAGGAGGGCGCTAGATATAGACACCAACCAGGTCAAAGGGCACTTCTTCCTCGGCCAGGCATTGGTCGAACTGGAATGCTatgatgaggctattaaacacTTACACAGAG CTAATGACTTAGCGCGCGAACAGAAACTGAACTTTGGCGATGACATCGCAGCTCAAATCCGTATCGCCAGGAAAAAGAGATGGAATGTTCAAGAGGAGAAGAGAATATCACAGGAAATTGAATTGCAGACTTATATTAATAG GCTAATAAATGAAGATATGCAACGTAGAATAGAATCAATTAAATTAGAAAACATAAACGAAGAAGAAACCAATAGCAAAATAACAAAAGTCGAAGAAGAATGC AATAACTACAGCAGTGAGCTAAATAACTTGTTTTCAAAAATGGATGAAAGGAGACGG AAACGTGACGTGCCAGACTACCTGTGCGGCAAGATAAGCTTTGAGATCCTCAACGAGCCCGTCATCACGCCCAGCGGCATCACGTACGAGAAGAAGGACATCGAGGAACATCTAGAG CGGGTGGGTCACTTCGACCCGGTGACTCGAGTGAAGTTAACAGCGGACCAGCTCATCCCTAACTTCACTATGAAGGAGGTAGTCGACGCTTTCCTACAGGAGAACGAGTGGGCACTCGATTACTAG
- the LOC123872114 gene encoding uncharacterized protein LOC123872114 isoform X2, whose product MLATKYWFARISCANKKRFVLALLEDVRSIWTLSLLLKSIWNCRPKDAVMSVCEPRVWSSYDQVPMDHDRTALPLSTLVEVMMSDRKWFQTLEPERQALALSELLTVAGGPVMWEVLKRAQQIYEQHVQIQLEDLQECVVVQEQIPLKKSVSVETTPVKKEQAVKPKSSPEAGSAKLSYTPAPAQAQKQLETNLALWATTVKAMKETMKLEELEMTYKNGMTKKIWKVNRPRPEAVETVDFIQLLPSSISRRILVHLPTTQLGDCARVNKYWAFLVDEIRAELLARQKIDIELEKLRENMIKHDRSLELLNKSEFGQSTLGTSREEVAKTSEHFSYRSNKSCALSLRTMMNLQQAKKPRIHIKPIRNMAELNERLERRGAADENIWKWCKNVLKISEKYGQRQIPVEKGGILSMVTEMFPGPVVTKTVKIPLDYPLLVDPTRNVPLPAKPEAIVTYSEEASIPDQEKNKRYTLWSKDFSNLYPVCKISSHHLFNPK is encoded by the exons ATGCTTGCAACAAAATACTGGTTTGCACGCATTTCTTGCGCCAACAAAAAGCGATTTGTACTAGCTCTATTGGAAGATGTGCGTAGTATTTGGACCCTGTCACTGCTTCTGAAGTCAATATGGAATTGTCGACCTAAAGACGCCGTCATGTCTGTATGCGA gCCCAGAGTATGGAGCAGCTACGACCAAGTACCCATGGATCACGATAGAACTGCTTTGCCTTTATCAACCCTTGTAGAAGTTATGATGAGTGACAGGAAATGGTTTCAAACTCTCGAACCT GAACGTCAAGCTTTAGCCCTCTCGGAGTTGCTAACAGTCGCCGGTGGTCCTGTAATGTGGGAGGTCCTGAAACGCGCACAACAAATCTACGAGCAGCATGTCCAGATACAGTTGGAAGATCTACAAGAATGTGTGGTCGTCCAAGAACAGATACCgctaaaaaaatctgtttctgTTGAAACA ACTCCGGTAAAGAAGGAACAAGCAGTAAAACCTAAAAGTTCTCCGGAAGCTGGTTCGGCAAAACTTTCGTATACTCCAGCTCCTGCTCAAGCTCAAAAACAG TTGGAAACGAATTTAGCACTATGGGCGACTACAGTAAAAGCAATGAAAGAGACCATGAAGTTAGAAGAATTAGAAATGACGTATAAGAATGGAATGACGAAGAAGATTTGGAAAGTGAATCGTCCAAGGCCAGAAGCGGTTGAGACCGTCGACTTC ATCCAGTTACTTCCCTCATCTATAAGTAGGCGTATTCTAGTACATTTGCCAACCACTCAGCTTGGGGACTGCGCCCGCGTCAACAAATACTGGGCATTTTTAGTTGACGAGATCCGGGCAGAACTGCTTGCGAGACAAAAAATCGATATCGAATTGGAAAAACTGCGA GAGAACATGATTAAGCACGACAGAAGTCTAGAACTATTGAATAAGTCTGAATTTGGACAATCGACACTAGGAACTAGCAGGGAAGAGGTCGCGAAGACGAGCGAGCACTTCAGCTATCGCAGCAACAAGTCCTGTGCTTTGTCGCTACGGACCATGATGAATTTGCAGCAAGCGAAAAAACCACGTATTCACATT AAACCTATTCGCAATATGGCAGAACTAAATGAGCGCTTGGAGAGACGTGGTGCTGCTGATGAAAATATATGGAAATGGTGCAAAAATGTTCTCAAAATCAGTGAGAAATATGGGCAAAGACAA ATACCAGTGGAAAAGGGAGGGATATTGTCGATGGTAACAGAAATGTTCCCGGGTCCAGTGGTGACTAAAACTGTCAAAATACCGCTTGATTATCCACTTTTAGTGGACCCAACccgtaa CGTTCCACTGCCTGCTAAACCTGAAGCGATTGTTACATATTCAGAAGAAGCAAGTATTCCCGATCAAGAAAAAAACAAACGTTACACGCTTTGGTCGAAAGATTTTTCAAACCTGTATCCTGTTTGCAAGATTTCTTCTCATCACCTTTTTAATCCTAAATAA
- the LOC123872114 gene encoding uncharacterized protein LOC123872114 isoform X1, which produces MTSFAEVTRQVHLLNDLILSDMTYVNSDHPEENLEFSKHMLATKYWFARISCANKKRFVLALLEDVRSIWTLSLLLKSIWNCRPKDAVMSVCEPRVWSSYDQVPMDHDRTALPLSTLVEVMMSDRKWFQTLEPERQALALSELLTVAGGPVMWEVLKRAQQIYEQHVQIQLEDLQECVVVQEQIPLKKSVSVETTPVKKEQAVKPKSSPEAGSAKLSYTPAPAQAQKQLETNLALWATTVKAMKETMKLEELEMTYKNGMTKKIWKVNRPRPEAVETVDFIQLLPSSISRRILVHLPTTQLGDCARVNKYWAFLVDEIRAELLARQKIDIELEKLRENMIKHDRSLELLNKSEFGQSTLGTSREEVAKTSEHFSYRSNKSCALSLRTMMNLQQAKKPRIHIKPIRNMAELNERLERRGAADENIWKWCKNVLKISEKYGQRQIPVEKGGILSMVTEMFPGPVVTKTVKIPLDYPLLVDPTRNVPLPAKPEAIVTYSEEASIPDQEKNKRYTLWSKDFSNLYPVCKISSHHLFNPK; this is translated from the exons atgacTTCATTTGCTGAAGTGACGAGACAAGTTCATCTATTAAACGATTTAATTTTGTCGGACATGACTTATG TGAACAGTGACCATCCGGAGGAAAACTTAGAATTCAGCAAGCATATGCTTGCAACAAAATACTGGTTTGCACGCATTTCTTGCGCCAACAAAAAGCGATTTGTACTAGCTCTATTGGAAGATGTGCGTAGTATTTGGACCCTGTCACTGCTTCTGAAGTCAATATGGAATTGTCGACCTAAAGACGCCGTCATGTCTGTATGCGA gCCCAGAGTATGGAGCAGCTACGACCAAGTACCCATGGATCACGATAGAACTGCTTTGCCTTTATCAACCCTTGTAGAAGTTATGATGAGTGACAGGAAATGGTTTCAAACTCTCGAACCT GAACGTCAAGCTTTAGCCCTCTCGGAGTTGCTAACAGTCGCCGGTGGTCCTGTAATGTGGGAGGTCCTGAAACGCGCACAACAAATCTACGAGCAGCATGTCCAGATACAGTTGGAAGATCTACAAGAATGTGTGGTCGTCCAAGAACAGATACCgctaaaaaaatctgtttctgTTGAAACA ACTCCGGTAAAGAAGGAACAAGCAGTAAAACCTAAAAGTTCTCCGGAAGCTGGTTCGGCAAAACTTTCGTATACTCCAGCTCCTGCTCAAGCTCAAAAACAG TTGGAAACGAATTTAGCACTATGGGCGACTACAGTAAAAGCAATGAAAGAGACCATGAAGTTAGAAGAATTAGAAATGACGTATAAGAATGGAATGACGAAGAAGATTTGGAAAGTGAATCGTCCAAGGCCAGAAGCGGTTGAGACCGTCGACTTC ATCCAGTTACTTCCCTCATCTATAAGTAGGCGTATTCTAGTACATTTGCCAACCACTCAGCTTGGGGACTGCGCCCGCGTCAACAAATACTGGGCATTTTTAGTTGACGAGATCCGGGCAGAACTGCTTGCGAGACAAAAAATCGATATCGAATTGGAAAAACTGCGA GAGAACATGATTAAGCACGACAGAAGTCTAGAACTATTGAATAAGTCTGAATTTGGACAATCGACACTAGGAACTAGCAGGGAAGAGGTCGCGAAGACGAGCGAGCACTTCAGCTATCGCAGCAACAAGTCCTGTGCTTTGTCGCTACGGACCATGATGAATTTGCAGCAAGCGAAAAAACCACGTATTCACATT AAACCTATTCGCAATATGGCAGAACTAAATGAGCGCTTGGAGAGACGTGGTGCTGCTGATGAAAATATATGGAAATGGTGCAAAAATGTTCTCAAAATCAGTGAGAAATATGGGCAAAGACAA ATACCAGTGGAAAAGGGAGGGATATTGTCGATGGTAACAGAAATGTTCCCGGGTCCAGTGGTGACTAAAACTGTCAAAATACCGCTTGATTATCCACTTTTAGTGGACCCAACccgtaa CGTTCCACTGCCTGCTAAACCTGAAGCGATTGTTACATATTCAGAAGAAGCAAGTATTCCCGATCAAGAAAAAAACAAACGTTACACGCTTTGGTCGAAAGATTTTTCAAACCTGTATCCTGTTTGCAAGATTTCTTCTCATCACCTTTTTAATCCTAAATAA